In Montipora foliosa isolate CH-2021 chromosome 13, ASM3666993v2, whole genome shotgun sequence, one DNA window encodes the following:
- the LOC137983684 gene encoding uncharacterized protein: MSNRAEGCGQWLSARDQRTTKSKRSKKAQKPQHKALVKYGQRRPCGLNIQVSSSPLSPRTRRKLKTAKQSKINSYFTTQPRAVVSKRDQLQNEGLVSEISNLETRFEEKQTKIPVKRHRDNDDRLLKDTEVAHQPNCRQEKEGTDQSDCNISGISLLNDSSEESDVLTDGNMQNEFEDGYSELQDSHTFYPPRKRIRISEQGEKRTENNQSLSMESELSESFHFTQWRKYQIAKCREIQRKSTFGENPGTDQSCQNSYEGNSCKVNCKGEETQFSETPPFQFTQWAKQQVEICHKIQNSKHLCDIPVVELHDSYKLNSLSEGSLGEKNLIGDSSDFPGLFSNWNKICLRTSPSPYMKFNEENESSDSDSDQSAQSKKVRISK; this comes from the exons ATGTCCAATCGAGCTGAAGGCTGTGGACAATGGCTTTCCGCGAGGGATCAGAGAACAACGAAATCAAAACGAAGTAAAAAGGCGCAGAAACCTCAACACAAAGCTCTCGTGAAATATGGCCAACGTCGTCCTTGCGGTCTCAatattcaagtttcaagttctccGCTCTCTCCAAGAACTAGGAGAAAGTTGAAAACTGCAAagcaaagtaaaataaatagtTATTTCACCACACAGCCCCGTGCGGTTGTTTCGAAACGCGACCAATTGCAAAATGAAGGACTTGTCTCAGAAATATCCAATTTGGAGACACGATTCGAGGAGAAACAGACGAAAATTCCAGTCAAACGCCATCGAGACAACGATGATCGGTTGTTAAAGG ATACAGAGGTTGCTCATCAACCAAATTGCAGACAGGAAAAAGAGGGAACTGATCAGTCAGATTGTAACATAAGTGGAATCTCACTCTTGAATGACTCCTCGGAAGAATCGGATGTACTTACAGATGGTAACAtgcaaaatgaatttgaagATGGTTACAGTGAACTGCAAGATAGCCACACTTTCTACCCTCCTCGTAAAAGAATCCGCATTTCAGAACAAGGAGAAAAGAGGACAGAAAACAACCAGTCCTTGTCTATGGAAAGTGAATTGAGCGAGTCCTTTCATTTTACTCAGTGGAGAAAATATCAAATAGCAAAGTGCAGAGAAATTCAACGCAAAAGTACCTTTGGGGAAAATCCTGGTACAGATCAAAGCTGCCAGAACAGTTATGAGGGAAATTCATGTAAAGTGAACTGCAAAGGTGAAGAAACACAATTTTCAGAGACACCACCATTTCAATTTACTCAATGGGCAaaacagcaagttgaaataTGCCATAAAATTCAGAATTCAAAGCACCTATGTGACATTCCTGTAGTGGAACTACATGATTCTTACAAATTAAACTCACTTTCAGAGGGTAGTTTGGGAGAGAAAAATTTAATCGGTGATAGCTCTGATTTTCCTGGCCTTTTTTCAAATTGGAATAAGATCTGCTTGAGAACATCTCCAAGCCCTTATATGAAATTTAATGAGGAAAATGAAAGCtctgatagtgatagtgatcaGTCAGCCCAAAGCaaaaaagtaagaatttctaaataa